From Myotis daubentonii chromosome 7, mMyoDau2.1, whole genome shotgun sequence, a single genomic window includes:
- the LOC132238261 gene encoding tubulin alpha-1D chain, with protein sequence MRECISVHVGQAGVQIGNACWELYCLEHGIQPDGQMPSDKTIGGGDDSFNTFFSETGAGKHVPRAVFVDLEPTVIDEVRTGTYRQLFHPEQLITGKEDAANNYARGHYTIGKELIDLVLDRIRKLADQCTGLQGFLIFHSFGGGTGSGFTSLLMERLSVDYGKKSKLEFSIYPAPQVSTAVVEPYNSILTTHTTLEHSDCAFMVDNEAIYDICRRNLDIERPTYTNLNRLISQIVSSITASLRFDGALNVDLTEFQTNLVPYPRIHFPLATYAPVISAEKAYHEQLSVAEITNSCFEPANQMVKCDPRHGKYMACCLLYRGDVVPKDVNSAIAAIKTKRSIQFVDWCPTGFKVGINYQPPTVVPGGDLAKVQRAVCMLSNTTAIAEAWARLDHKFDLMYAKRAFVHWYVGEGMEEGEFSEAREDMAALEKDYEEVGMDSVEGEGEEEEGDEY encoded by the exons CGTGAGTGTATCTCAGTCCATGTGGGCCAGGCCGGCGTGCAGATTGGCAACGCCTGCTGGGAGCTCTACTGCTTGGAACATGGAATCCAACCAGATGGGCAGATGCCCAGTGACAAGACCATCGGAGGAGGGGATGACTCCTTCAACACCTTCTTTAGTGAAACTGGGGCTGGAAAACACGTGCCCCGGGCTGTGTTTGTGGATCTGGAGCCCACTGTGATTG ATGAAGTTCGGACGGGCACCTACCGCCAACTTTTCCATCCAGAGCAGCTCATCACAGGCAAGGAAGATGCTGCCAATAACTACGCCCGAGGCCACTACACCATCGGAAAGGAGCTCATTGACCTGGTGCTGGACCGGATTCGGAAGCTG GCTGACCAGTGCACAGGACTACAAGGGTTCCTCATCTTCCACAGCTTTGGAGGGGGCACCGGCTCCGGCTTCACCTCACTCTTGATGGAGAGGCTCTCTGTTGATTATGGCAAGAAATCCAAGCTGGAGTTCTCCATCTACCCAGCCCCCCAGGTGTCCACAGCTGTGGTCGAGCCCTACAACTCCATCCTGACCACCCACACCACCCTGGAGCACTCAGACTGCGCCTTCATGGTGGACAACGAAGCCATCTATGACATCTGCCGCCGCAACCTGGACATCGAACGCCCCACCTACACCAACCTCAACCGCCTCATCAGCCAGATCGTCTCCTCCATCACAGCTTCCCTGCGCTTTGACGGGGCCCTCAACGTGGACCTGACAGAGTTCCAGACCAACCTGGTGCCCTACCCCCGCATCCACTTCCCCCTGGCCACCTATGCGCCAGTCATCTCCGCAGAGAAGGCATACCACGAGCAGCTGTCGGTGGCGGAGATCACCAATTCCTGCTTTGAGCCTGCCAACCAGATGGTGAAGTGTGACCCCCGTCATGGCAAGTACATGGCCTGCTGCCTGCTGTACCGTGGAGACGTGGTGCCCAAGGATGTCAACTCCGCCATCGCCGCCATCAAGACCAAGCGCAGTATTCAGTTCGTGGACTGGTGCCCCACAGGCTTCAAGGTTGGCATCAACTACCAGCCACCCACTGTGGTGCCCGGCGGTGACCTGGCCAAGGTGCAGCGTGCCGTGTGCATGCTGAGTAACACGACCGCCATCGCCGAGGCCTGGGCCCGTCTGGACCACAAGTTCGACCTGATGTATGCCAAGAGGGCGTTTGTGCACTGGTATGTGGGCGAGGGCATGGAGGAGGGTGAGTTCTCTGAGGCCCGGGAGGATATGGCTGCCCTGGAGAAGGATTACGAGGAGGTGGGCATGGATagtgtggagggggagggagaagaggaggagggggatgaATACTAG
- the DNAJB2 gene encoding dnaJ homolog subfamily B member 2 isoform X4 — translation MASYYEILDVPPSASADDIKKAYRRKALQWHPDKNPDNKEFAEKKFKEVAEAYEVLSDRTGPSRAEAGSSGPGFTFTFRSPEEVFREFFGTGDPFAELFEELGPFSELQNRGSRPAGPFFAFSTSFPGHTEISSSSFSFSPGAGAFRSVSTSTAFVQGHRITTRRIMENGQERVEVEEDGQLKSVSINGIPDDLALGLELSRREQQPAVTSRSGGAQVQRSPASRPFDSSLLEEDEDMQLAMAYSLSEMEAAGKKPAGGRDAQRRRQGQPKAQYQDPGMGGTQESARSDTAKPGSPVEVKAAQCLIL, via the exons ATGGCATCCTACTATGAGATCCTAGACGTGCCGCCCAGTGCCTCCGCGGATGACATCAAGAAGGC GTACCGGCGGAAGGCTCTTCAGTGGCACCCAGACAAGAACCCGGATAATAAAGAGTTTGCTGAGAAGAAGTTCAAGGAAGTGGCGGAGGCGTATGAAGTGCTGTCAGACC GAACTGGCCCATCTCGGGCGGAAGCTGGCAGCAGTGGGCCTGGCTTCACCTTCACCTTCCGCAGCCCCGAGGAGGTCTTCCGGGAGTTCTTCGGGACTGGGGACCCTTTTGCGGAGCTCTTTG AAGAACTGGGCCCCTTCTCAGAGCTTCAGAACCGGGGTTCCCGGCCTGCAGGCCCCTTCTTTGCCTTCTCTACCTCCTTCCCTGGACACACTG AAATCTCCTCCTCGTCTTTCTCCTTCAGTCCTGGGGCTGGTGCTTTTCGCTCTGTCTCTACATCCACCGCCTTTGTCCAGGGACACCGCATCACGACACGCAG AATCATGGAGAACGGGCAGGAGCGGGTGGAAGTGGAGGAGGACGGGCAGCTGAAGTCAGTCTCGATCAATG GTATCCCAGACGACCTGGCACTGGGTTTGGAGCTGAGCCGTCGGGAACAGCAACCGGCTGTCACCTCCAGATCTGGGGGCGCTCAGGTGCAGCGGTCCCCTGCCTCACGCCCTTTTGACAGCAGCCTCTTGGAGGAGGATGAGGACATGCAGCTTGCCATGGCCTACAGCCTGTCAGAGATGGAGGCAGCTGGGAAGAAACCGGCAGGTGGGCGGGACGCACAGCGAAGACGGCAGGGGCAGCCCAAGGCCCAGTACCAAGATCCGGGCATGGGGGGGACTCAGGAGAGTGCAAGGAGTGACACAGCCAAACCTGGCTCACCCGTGGAGGTTAAGGCCGCTCAGTGCCTCATCCTCTGA
- the DNAJB2 gene encoding dnaJ homolog subfamily B member 2 isoform X2 — protein sequence MASYYEILDVPPSASADDIKKAYRRKALQWHPDKNPDNKEFAEKKFKEVAEAYEVLSDQHKREIYDRYGREGLTGAGTGPSRAEAGSSGPGFTFTFRSPEEVFREFFGTGDPFAELFEELGPFSELQNRGSRPAGPFFAFSTSFPGHTEISSSSFSFSPGAGAFRSVSTSTAFVQGHRITTRRIMENGQERVEVEEDGQLKSVSINGIPDDLALGLELSRREQQPAVTSRSGGAQVQRSPASRPFDSSLLEEDEDMQLAMAYSLSEMEAAGKKPAGGRDAQRRRQGQPKAQYQDPGMGGTQESARSDTAKPGSPVEVKAAQCLIL from the exons ATGGCATCCTACTATGAGATCCTAGACGTGCCGCCCAGTGCCTCCGCGGATGACATCAAGAAGGC GTACCGGCGGAAGGCTCTTCAGTGGCACCCAGACAAGAACCCGGATAATAAAGAGTTTGCTGAGAAGAAGTTCAAGGAAGTGGCGGAGGCGTATGAAGTGCTGTCAGACC AGCATAAGCGAGAGATCTATGACCGCTATGGCCGGGAAGGGCTGACTGGAGCAG GAACTGGCCCATCTCGGGCGGAAGCTGGCAGCAGTGGGCCTGGCTTCACCTTCACCTTCCGCAGCCCCGAGGAGGTCTTCCGGGAGTTCTTCGGGACTGGGGACCCTTTTGCGGAGCTCTTTG AAGAACTGGGCCCCTTCTCAGAGCTTCAGAACCGGGGTTCCCGGCCTGCAGGCCCCTTCTTTGCCTTCTCTACCTCCTTCCCTGGACACACTG AAATCTCCTCCTCGTCTTTCTCCTTCAGTCCTGGGGCTGGTGCTTTTCGCTCTGTCTCTACATCCACCGCCTTTGTCCAGGGACACCGCATCACGACACGCAG AATCATGGAGAACGGGCAGGAGCGGGTGGAAGTGGAGGAGGACGGGCAGCTGAAGTCAGTCTCGATCAATG GTATCCCAGACGACCTGGCACTGGGTTTGGAGCTGAGCCGTCGGGAACAGCAACCGGCTGTCACCTCCAGATCTGGGGGCGCTCAGGTGCAGCGGTCCCCTGCCTCACGCCCTTTTGACAGCAGCCTCTTGGAGGAGGATGAGGACATGCAGCTTGCCATGGCCTACAGCCTGTCAGAGATGGAGGCAGCTGGGAAGAAACCGGCAGGTGGGCGGGACGCACAGCGAAGACGGCAGGGGCAGCCCAAGGCCCAGTACCAAGATCCGGGCATGGGGGGGACTCAGGAGAGTGCAAGGAGTGACACAGCCAAACCTGGCTCACCCGTGGAGGTTAAGGCCGCTCAGTGCCTCATCCTCTGA
- the DNAJB2 gene encoding dnaJ homolog subfamily B member 2 isoform X6, producing MASYYEILDVPPSASADDIKKAYRRKALQWHPDKNPDNKEFAEKKFKEVAEAYEVLSDQHKREIYDRYGREGLTGAGTGPSRAEAGSSGPGFTFTFRSPEEVFREFFGTGDPFAELFEELGPFSELQNRGSRPAGPFFAFSTSFPGHTEISSSSFSFSPGAGAFRSVSTSTAFVQGHRITTRRIMENGQERVEVEEDGQLKSVSINGIPDDLALGLELSRREQQPAVTSRSGGAQVQRSPASRPFDSSLLEEDEDMQLAMAYSLSEMEAAGKKPAG from the exons ATGGCATCCTACTATGAGATCCTAGACGTGCCGCCCAGTGCCTCCGCGGATGACATCAAGAAGGC GTACCGGCGGAAGGCTCTTCAGTGGCACCCAGACAAGAACCCGGATAATAAAGAGTTTGCTGAGAAGAAGTTCAAGGAAGTGGCGGAGGCGTATGAAGTGCTGTCAGACC AGCATAAGCGAGAGATCTATGACCGCTATGGCCGGGAAGGGCTGACTGGAGCAG GAACTGGCCCATCTCGGGCGGAAGCTGGCAGCAGTGGGCCTGGCTTCACCTTCACCTTCCGCAGCCCCGAGGAGGTCTTCCGGGAGTTCTTCGGGACTGGGGACCCTTTTGCGGAGCTCTTTG AAGAACTGGGCCCCTTCTCAGAGCTTCAGAACCGGGGTTCCCGGCCTGCAGGCCCCTTCTTTGCCTTCTCTACCTCCTTCCCTGGACACACTG AAATCTCCTCCTCGTCTTTCTCCTTCAGTCCTGGGGCTGGTGCTTTTCGCTCTGTCTCTACATCCACCGCCTTTGTCCAGGGACACCGCATCACGACACGCAG AATCATGGAGAACGGGCAGGAGCGGGTGGAAGTGGAGGAGGACGGGCAGCTGAAGTCAGTCTCGATCAATG GTATCCCAGACGACCTGGCACTGGGTTTGGAGCTGAGCCGTCGGGAACAGCAACCGGCTGTCACCTCCAGATCTGGGGGCGCTCAGGTGCAGCGGTCCCCTGCCTCACGCCCTTTTGACAGCAGCCTCTTGGAGGAGGATGAGGACATGCAGCTTGCCATGGCCTACAGCCTGTCAGAGATGGAGGCAGCTGGGAAGAAACCGGCAG GATAA
- the DNAJB2 gene encoding dnaJ homolog subfamily B member 2 isoform X5, with product MASYYEILDVPPSASADDIKKAYRRKALQWHPDKNPDNKEFAEKKFKEVAEAYEVLSDQHKREIYDRYGREGLTGAGTGPSRAEAGSSGPGFTFTFRSPEEVFREFFGTGDPFAELFEELGPFSELQNRGSRPAGPFFAFSTSFPGHTEISSSSFSFSPGAGAFRSVSTSTAFVQGHRITTRRIMENGQERVEVEEDGQLKSVSINGIPDDLALGLELSRREQQPAVTSRSGGAQVQRSPASRPFDSSLLEEDEDMQLAMAYSLSEMEAAGKKPADVF from the exons ATGGCATCCTACTATGAGATCCTAGACGTGCCGCCCAGTGCCTCCGCGGATGACATCAAGAAGGC GTACCGGCGGAAGGCTCTTCAGTGGCACCCAGACAAGAACCCGGATAATAAAGAGTTTGCTGAGAAGAAGTTCAAGGAAGTGGCGGAGGCGTATGAAGTGCTGTCAGACC AGCATAAGCGAGAGATCTATGACCGCTATGGCCGGGAAGGGCTGACTGGAGCAG GAACTGGCCCATCTCGGGCGGAAGCTGGCAGCAGTGGGCCTGGCTTCACCTTCACCTTCCGCAGCCCCGAGGAGGTCTTCCGGGAGTTCTTCGGGACTGGGGACCCTTTTGCGGAGCTCTTTG AAGAACTGGGCCCCTTCTCAGAGCTTCAGAACCGGGGTTCCCGGCCTGCAGGCCCCTTCTTTGCCTTCTCTACCTCCTTCCCTGGACACACTG AAATCTCCTCCTCGTCTTTCTCCTTCAGTCCTGGGGCTGGTGCTTTTCGCTCTGTCTCTACATCCACCGCCTTTGTCCAGGGACACCGCATCACGACACGCAG AATCATGGAGAACGGGCAGGAGCGGGTGGAAGTGGAGGAGGACGGGCAGCTGAAGTCAGTCTCGATCAATG GTATCCCAGACGACCTGGCACTGGGTTTGGAGCTGAGCCGTCGGGAACAGCAACCGGCTGTCACCTCCAGATCTGGGGGCGCTCAGGTGCAGCGGTCCCCTGCCTCACGCCCTTTTGACAGCAGCCTCTTGGAGGAGGATGAGGACATGCAGCTTGCCATGGCCTACAGCCTGTCAGAGATGGAGGCAGCTGGGAAGAAACCGGCAG ATGTGTTCTGA
- the DNAJB2 gene encoding dnaJ homolog subfamily B member 2 isoform X3, protein MASYYEILDVPPSASADDIKKAYRRKALQWHPDKNPDNKEFAEKKFKEVAEAYEVLSDQHKREIYDRYGREGLTGAGTGPSRAEAGSSGPGFTFTFRSPEEVFREFFGTGDPFAELFELGPFSELQNRGSRPAGPFFAFSTSFPGHTEISSSSFSFSPGAGAFRSVSTSTAFVQGHRITTRRIMENGQERVEVEEDGQLKSVSINGIPDDLALGLELSRREQQPAVTSRSGGAQVQRSPASRPFDSSLLEEDEDMQLAMAYSLSEMEAAGKKPAGGRDAQRRRQGQPKAQYQDPGMGGTQESARSDTAKPGSPVEVKAAQCLIL, encoded by the exons ATGGCATCCTACTATGAGATCCTAGACGTGCCGCCCAGTGCCTCCGCGGATGACATCAAGAAGGC GTACCGGCGGAAGGCTCTTCAGTGGCACCCAGACAAGAACCCGGATAATAAAGAGTTTGCTGAGAAGAAGTTCAAGGAAGTGGCGGAGGCGTATGAAGTGCTGTCAGACC AGCATAAGCGAGAGATCTATGACCGCTATGGCCGGGAAGGGCTGACTGGAGCAG GAACTGGCCCATCTCGGGCGGAAGCTGGCAGCAGTGGGCCTGGCTTCACCTTCACCTTCCGCAGCCCCGAGGAGGTCTTCCGGGAGTTCTTCGGGACTGGGGACCCTTTTGCGGAGCTCTTTG AACTGGGCCCCTTCTCAGAGCTTCAGAACCGGGGTTCCCGGCCTGCAGGCCCCTTCTTTGCCTTCTCTACCTCCTTCCCTGGACACACTG AAATCTCCTCCTCGTCTTTCTCCTTCAGTCCTGGGGCTGGTGCTTTTCGCTCTGTCTCTACATCCACCGCCTTTGTCCAGGGACACCGCATCACGACACGCAG AATCATGGAGAACGGGCAGGAGCGGGTGGAAGTGGAGGAGGACGGGCAGCTGAAGTCAGTCTCGATCAATG GTATCCCAGACGACCTGGCACTGGGTTTGGAGCTGAGCCGTCGGGAACAGCAACCGGCTGTCACCTCCAGATCTGGGGGCGCTCAGGTGCAGCGGTCCCCTGCCTCACGCCCTTTTGACAGCAGCCTCTTGGAGGAGGATGAGGACATGCAGCTTGCCATGGCCTACAGCCTGTCAGAGATGGAGGCAGCTGGGAAGAAACCGGCAGGTGGGCGGGACGCACAGCGAAGACGGCAGGGGCAGCCCAAGGCCCAGTACCAAGATCCGGGCATGGGGGGGACTCAGGAGAGTGCAAGGAGTGACACAGCCAAACCTGGCTCACCCGTGGAGGTTAAGGCCGCTCAGTGCCTCATCCTCTGA
- the DNAJB2 gene encoding dnaJ homolog subfamily B member 2 isoform X1: MASYYEILDVPPSASADDIKKAYRRKALQWHPDKNPDNKEFAEKKFKEVAEAYEVLSDQHKREIYDRYGREGLTGAGTGPSRAEAGSSGPGFTFTFRSPEEVFREFFGTGDPFAELFEELGPFSELQNRGSRPAGPFFAFSTSFPGHTGKCRPFPFSPSLHPGTPRLSSWLFQGALVHPEPCLWREHTGSWPIVTAACCIQPRSNNLSSSSVPMPEISSSSFSFSPGAGAFRSVSTSTAFVQGHRITTRRIMENGQERVEVEEDGQLKSVSINGIPDDLALGLELSRREQQPAVTSRSGGAQVQRSPASRPFDSSLLEEDEDMQLAMAYSLSEMEAAGKKPAGGRDAQRRRQGQPKAQYQDPGMGGTQESARSDTAKPGSPVEVKAAQCLIL; this comes from the exons ATGGCATCCTACTATGAGATCCTAGACGTGCCGCCCAGTGCCTCCGCGGATGACATCAAGAAGGC GTACCGGCGGAAGGCTCTTCAGTGGCACCCAGACAAGAACCCGGATAATAAAGAGTTTGCTGAGAAGAAGTTCAAGGAAGTGGCGGAGGCGTATGAAGTGCTGTCAGACC AGCATAAGCGAGAGATCTATGACCGCTATGGCCGGGAAGGGCTGACTGGAGCAG GAACTGGCCCATCTCGGGCGGAAGCTGGCAGCAGTGGGCCTGGCTTCACCTTCACCTTCCGCAGCCCCGAGGAGGTCTTCCGGGAGTTCTTCGGGACTGGGGACCCTTTTGCGGAGCTCTTTG AAGAACTGGGCCCCTTCTCAGAGCTTCAGAACCGGGGTTCCCGGCCTGCAGGCCCCTTCTTTGCCTTCTCTACCTCCTTCCCTGGACACACTGGTAAGTGCCGTCCCTTCCCATTTTCACCATCTCTGCATCCTGGAACCCCTCGCCTCAGCTCCTGGCTTTTCCAAGGCGCTCTGGTGCATCCGGAGCCCTGCCTGTGGAGAGAGCACACAGGTTCCTGGCCCATTGTGACCGCAGCCTGCTGCATACAACCCCGGTCTAAcaacctctcctcctcctctgtcccaatgCCAGAAATCTCCTCCTCGTCTTTCTCCTTCAGTCCTGGGGCTGGTGCTTTTCGCTCTGTCTCTACATCCACCGCCTTTGTCCAGGGACACCGCATCACGACACGCAG AATCATGGAGAACGGGCAGGAGCGGGTGGAAGTGGAGGAGGACGGGCAGCTGAAGTCAGTCTCGATCAATG GTATCCCAGACGACCTGGCACTGGGTTTGGAGCTGAGCCGTCGGGAACAGCAACCGGCTGTCACCTCCAGATCTGGGGGCGCTCAGGTGCAGCGGTCCCCTGCCTCACGCCCTTTTGACAGCAGCCTCTTGGAGGAGGATGAGGACATGCAGCTTGCCATGGCCTACAGCCTGTCAGAGATGGAGGCAGCTGGGAAGAAACCGGCAGGTGGGCGGGACGCACAGCGAAGACGGCAGGGGCAGCCCAAGGCCCAGTACCAAGATCCGGGCATGGGGGGGACTCAGGAGAGTGCAAGGAGTGACACAGCCAAACCTGGCTCACCCGTGGAGGTTAAGGCCGCTCAGTGCCTCATCCTCTGA